The following are from one region of the Paenibacillus sabinae T27 genome:
- the sigH gene encoding RNA polymerase sporulation sigma factor SigH translates to MSVDLKELMLSEYDFISDEDIVEAFRSGDGGALEHLINKYRNFVRAKARSYFLIGADREDIVQEGMIGLYKAIRDFKGDKLSSFKAFAELCITRQIITAIKTATRQKHIPLNSYVSLDKPIYDEDSDRTLMDVICGSQVLDPEELIINQEEFIGLEDKMAEILSDLERKVLMLYLDGRSYQEIAEDLKRHVKSIDNALQRVKRKLERYLEVRDN, encoded by the coding sequence GTGAGTGTCGACCTCAAGGAATTAATGCTGTCCGAGTATGATTTCATAAGCGATGAAGACATTGTCGAAGCTTTTCGGAGCGGTGACGGTGGCGCGCTGGAACATCTGATCAACAAATACCGCAATTTTGTGCGAGCCAAAGCCCGTTCCTATTTTCTGATCGGAGCCGATCGCGAGGATATTGTGCAGGAAGGCATGATAGGGCTCTACAAGGCGATTCGTGATTTCAAGGGCGATAAATTGTCTTCGTTCAAGGCGTTTGCCGAGCTGTGCATCACCCGGCAGATCATTACGGCCATCAAGACAGCCACGCGCCAGAAGCATATTCCGCTCAACTCTTACGTCTCTCTGGACAAGCCCATTTACGATGAGGATTCGGACCGCACTTTGATGGACGTCATCTGCGGATCGCAGGTGCTTGACCCCGAGGAACTGATTATCAATCAGGAGGAATTCATCGGGCTTGAGGACAAGATGGCTGAAATTCTCAGCGATCTGGAACGCAAGGTGTTAATGCTCTATCTCGACGGACGTTCCTATCAGGAGATTGCCGAGGATTTGAAGCGTCACGTGAAGTCAATCGATAACGCCCTTCAGCGGGTGAAGCGGAAACTTGAAAGATATCTGGAAGTGCGTGACAATTAG
- a CDS encoding NYN domain-containing protein: protein MKDWRDVLLVDGYNMIGGWPALSALSQTDMQEARDRLLNMLADYQAYSGRRVIAVFDAYRVPGLGRSFVQGKVQVYFTKEKETADECIERLVGEYSHRRRQIYVATSDSTEQHVIFAQGALRVSARELLLEVEEMQREVKKTIEPRNGGSSRHTLEDKLPPEVRTRLENWRRQ from the coding sequence ATGAAGGATTGGCGCGATGTGCTGCTGGTGGACGGATATAACATGATCGGCGGCTGGCCGGCGCTCTCCGCGCTCTCCCAGACCGATATGCAGGAAGCGCGCGACCGGCTTCTGAATATGCTTGCCGATTACCAGGCCTATTCCGGCCGGCGCGTCATCGCCGTATTCGACGCCTACCGGGTTCCCGGTCTCGGGCGCTCTTTTGTCCAGGGCAAAGTCCAGGTCTATTTCACCAAGGAAAAAGAAACGGCCGATGAATGCATCGAGCGGCTGGTGGGAGAGTACAGCCATCGCCGGAGACAGATTTATGTCGCCACCAGCGATTCTACCGAGCAGCATGTCATTTTTGCCCAGGGGGCGCTTCGCGTTTCTGCCAGGGAGCTTCTGCTGGAAGTCGAAGAGATGCAGCGGGAAGTCAAGAAGACCATTGAACCCCGCAACGGCGGCTCATCAAGACACACTCTGGAAGACAAGCTGCCACCTGAAGTGCGCACCCGTCTGGAGAACTGGCGGAGACAATAA
- the rlmB gene encoding 23S rRNA (guanosine(2251)-2'-O)-methyltransferase RlmB: protein MVEEHDKTEEILAGKHSVLEALRAGRTLNKIWIAENAQKALTAPIVAEARQAGVIIQHVDKRKLDHLAPGVQHQGVVAQAAPYAYSEVEDLLAAAEAKGEPPFLLLLDEIEDPHNLGSILRSADCTGVHGVIVPKRRSAQITATVSKTSAGAVEYVPVARVTNLGQTIDRLKELGIWVVGTDVDTDQDLFASDIFTGPVAVVIGNESKGMGRLIREKCDILLKLPMLGRINSLNASVAAGVIMYEVVRRRRSLSRQ, encoded by the coding sequence ATGGTTGAAGAGCACGACAAGACAGAAGAGATACTGGCCGGCAAGCATTCGGTGCTGGAAGCGCTGCGAGCTGGCCGGACACTTAATAAAATATGGATCGCGGAGAATGCGCAAAAAGCGCTGACGGCTCCCATCGTGGCCGAAGCCCGTCAAGCGGGCGTTATCATCCAGCACGTGGACAAACGCAAGCTGGACCATCTCGCTCCAGGCGTGCAGCATCAGGGGGTAGTTGCCCAGGCAGCTCCTTATGCATACTCGGAAGTCGAAGATCTGCTGGCCGCCGCCGAAGCTAAGGGAGAGCCGCCGTTCCTGCTGCTGCTGGACGAGATCGAAGACCCGCATAACCTCGGTTCGATCCTTCGCAGCGCCGATTGCACCGGGGTGCACGGCGTTATTGTCCCCAAACGGCGTTCCGCTCAAATTACGGCGACGGTGTCGAAGACTTCCGCTGGTGCGGTGGAATATGTGCCCGTTGCGCGGGTGACTAATCTGGGGCAGACGATCGACCGGCTGAAGGAGCTTGGGATTTGGGTTGTCGGTACGGATGTCGATACAGATCAGGATTTGTTCGCCTCCGATATTTTTACCGGTCCTGTTGCGGTGGTCATCGGGAACGAGAGCAAGGGCATGGGCCGGCTGATCCGCGAAAAATGCGATATCCTGCTCAAGCTTCCGATGCTTGGCCGGATTAACTCGCTTAATGCTTCGGTTGCAGCGGGCGTCATTATGTACGAGGTGGTGCGGCGCCGTCGTTCGCTTTCACGGCAATGA
- a CDS encoding Mini-ribonuclease 3, with the protein MSQSWFPYEPSKPVKLISPVVLAYIGDAIYEVAVRQYVISRPNLRPNHLHRAATGLVSAKAQSKLLGLLEPELTDEEKNIIRQGRNAKSGTIPKNADVLEYRHATAFECLIGYLYYTGQQARMQELIHSGIQQMER; encoded by the coding sequence ATGAGCCAAAGCTGGTTTCCCTACGAGCCATCCAAGCCGGTCAAGCTGATTTCGCCCGTTGTGCTGGCCTATATCGGCGACGCGATTTACGAGGTGGCGGTGCGGCAGTATGTCATTTCGCGTCCCAATCTGCGCCCCAATCACCTTCACCGGGCCGCGACTGGACTTGTGTCGGCCAAAGCGCAGAGCAAGCTGCTCGGCTTGCTTGAACCGGAGCTGACCGACGAGGAGAAGAACATTATCCGTCAGGGGAGAAACGCCAAGTCCGGCACCATACCCAAGAATGCCGATGTGCTGGAGTACCGGCACGCCACGGCATTCGAATGCCTGATCGGGTATTTGTATTACACGGGTCAGCAGGCGAGGATGCAGGAATTGATCCACAGCGGCATTCAGCAAATGGAAAGATAG